The Brasilonema sennae CENA114 genome includes a region encoding these proteins:
- the remA gene encoding extracellular matrix/biofilm regulator RemA, giving the protein MDIQLINIGFGNIVSANRVVAIVSPESAPIKRIITDARDRGQLIDATYGRRTRAVIITDSSHVILSAIQPETVANRFVITRDHHQAVDN; this is encoded by the coding sequence ATGGACATTCAGTTAATCAACATCGGCTTTGGCAACATCGTGTCTGCCAACCGAGTAGTTGCCATTGTCAGTCCAGAGTCTGCCCCGATTAAGCGGATCATCACTGATGCGCGTGATCGCGGTCAACTGATCGACGCAACTTACGGTCGTCGTACTAGGGCTGTTATCATCACTGATTCCAGTCACGTTATTCTTTCGGCGATTCAACCGGAAACGGTAGCGAATCGCTTTGTGATCACACGTGATCACCATCAAGCTGTAGATAATTGA
- a CDS encoding alpha/beta fold hydrolase: MATIEILGVPHAYELTAPTNYPDTLVFIHGWLNSRGYWQPVISRLSDDFQCLSYDLRGFGESQQKLKTDFSQEQNYFSQSTKSSRAVVDSFDSVYTPAAYTQDLADILKQLNVKSAWLIGHSLGGTIALWGAAHMPECVKGVICINSGGGIYLKEAFEQFRSAGQRFLQVRPKWLGQLPLIDLLFTRASVARPLERNWARQRVIDFVVADPEAALGALLDSTTEEEINCLPQLVAQLKQPIYFLAGAEDKVMEPKYVRHLASFHPLFSYCGDNVIEIPDCGHLAMLEQPDAVATHIRSVVKNQSSVVNC, encoded by the coding sequence ATGGCAACCATCGAAATCTTGGGCGTTCCACACGCATACGAACTCACAGCTCCTACGAACTACCCCGACACTTTAGTTTTTATCCACGGATGGCTCAATAGCCGTGGATACTGGCAACCTGTAATTTCTCGGTTGTCAGATGATTTTCAGTGTCTGTCTTATGATTTAAGAGGTTTTGGGGAGTCGCAACAGAAATTAAAAACTGATTTTAGTCAAGAACAAAATTATTTCAGCCAAAGTACTAAATCTAGTCGTGCAGTTGTTGATTCCTTTGATTCTGTGTATACTCCAGCTGCCTACACTCAAGATTTAGCAGATATTCTCAAACAGTTAAATGTCAAGAGTGCTTGGTTGATTGGTCATTCTTTGGGAGGCACGATCGCCCTTTGGGGTGCTGCCCATATGCCGGAATGTGTCAAAGGAGTTATTTGTATTAACTCTGGTGGTGGGATTTACCTCAAGGAAGCTTTTGAGCAGTTTCGTTCAGCCGGTCAGCGGTTTTTACAAGTTCGCCCTAAATGGCTTGGGCAATTGCCCCTGATTGATTTACTGTTTACTAGAGCGAGTGTAGCACGTCCTTTGGAGCGTAATTGGGCACGGCAGCGAGTGATTGATTTTGTTGTTGCCGACCCAGAAGCTGCTTTGGGAGCGTTGCTAGATTCTACAACAGAGGAAGAAATTAACTGTTTGCCACAGTTGGTTGCTCAACTTAAGCAACCAATTTATTTTTTAGCTGGTGCGGAAGACAAGGTTATGGAACCTAAGTATGTCCGTCATTTAGCTAGCTTTCACCCTCTTTTTTCTTACTGTGGTGACAATGTGATCGAAATTCCTGACTGCGGACACTTAGCAATGTTGGAACAGCCGGATGCAGTTGCTACTCATATTCGCTCTGTTGTCAAGAATCAATCGTCAGTCGTCAATTGTTAA
- the psaJ gene encoding photosystem I reaction center subunit IX: MNQNHFVKFLSTAPVITTIWLFITAGILIEFNRFFPDLLFHPMP, translated from the coding sequence ATGAACCAAAATCATTTTGTGAAGTTTCTTTCCACAGCACCAGTGATCACTACCATATGGTTGTTCATCACTGCTGGCATTTTGATTGAATTTAATCGGTTTTTCCCTGATTTACTTTTCCATCCCATGCCGTAA
- a CDS encoding transketolase C-terminal domain-containing protein: MTVATASFPINLSAYKQIALNPANPTLSDEERETLKANIQLCRDAIVFFTATGAASGVGGHTGGPYDTVPEVVILDALFRGAPDKFVPIFFDEAGHRVATQYLMAVLHGELSAEQLVHYRQAGAKLPGHPELGLTPGVKFSSGRLGHIWPYINGVALANPNKVVFCLGSDGSQQEGNDAEAARLAVAKNLNVKLIIDDNDVTIAGHPSEYLPGFSVAKTLAGHGLSVNEGDGEDLDDLYRRICQAVTSDGPVALVNKRKMAVGIEGIEGSTHGHDVIPADKAIAYLEKRGLTEAVRYLKSIQKPKNSYTFIGSGDKLGSNRTVFGEAVVSVLDRLSETERKEKVMCIDSDLEGSCGLNKIHDAHPEIFVSSGIMERGNFSAAAGFGMEKGKQGIFGTFSAFLEMCVSEITMARLNYSNVLCHFSHSGIDDMADNTCHFGLNNFFADNGLDDGYETRLYFPADAAQMKACVEAVFFEQGLRFIFSTRSKTPNILDANGKDLHGEGYTFTPGKDEVVREGTAGYIISFGEALYRAVDAVERLKQQGIDVGLINKPTLNVIDEQMLAKVGKAPFVLVVESFNRRTGLGSRFGSWLLERGLTPKFAHLGTHKEGCGGLWEQYPYQGIDPEGIINKVKELIG, from the coding sequence ATGACTGTTGCTACAGCTAGCTTTCCTATAAACCTTAGTGCTTATAAGCAAATAGCACTGAACCCTGCCAATCCAACTCTGAGCGATGAGGAACGGGAGACACTCAAAGCCAATATTCAACTCTGTCGTGATGCAATTGTTTTCTTTACAGCCACAGGAGCTGCTAGCGGTGTAGGCGGTCACACTGGCGGTCCTTACGATACAGTACCAGAAGTCGTTATCCTCGATGCCTTATTCCGGGGGGCACCAGATAAATTCGTACCAATTTTCTTTGATGAAGCTGGACACCGCGTTGCTACCCAGTACCTTATGGCTGTGTTGCATGGTGAGTTAAGTGCTGAACAACTTGTTCATTACCGCCAAGCTGGTGCAAAACTACCTGGACACCCCGAACTCGGCTTGACTCCTGGAGTAAAGTTTAGTTCCGGACGCCTGGGACACATTTGGCCTTACATCAATGGTGTCGCACTGGCAAATCCGAATAAGGTGGTTTTCTGTCTCGGCTCTGACGGTTCCCAACAGGAAGGTAACGATGCGGAAGCAGCACGTTTAGCAGTTGCCAAGAATCTTAATGTCAAGCTCATTATCGATGATAATGATGTCACAATCGCCGGACATCCTTCGGAATACTTACCAGGATTTAGTGTCGCTAAGACACTTGCTGGTCACGGACTCAGCGTCAATGAAGGAGACGGCGAAGATTTGGATGATTTGTATCGTCGTATCTGTCAAGCAGTGACGAGTGATGGACCAGTAGCTTTGGTCAACAAGCGCAAGATGGCTGTGGGAATTGAAGGTATCGAAGGTTCGACTCATGGTCATGATGTGATTCCAGCGGATAAGGCGATCGCCTACTTGGAAAAGCGCGGACTAACTGAAGCCGTTAGATACCTCAAAAGTATTCAAAAACCCAAGAACAGTTATACCTTCATCGGTTCTGGCGATAAGTTGGGTTCCAACCGCACCGTGTTTGGCGAAGCTGTGGTGTCCGTCCTTGATCGCTTGAGTGAAACCGAGCGTAAAGAAAAGGTCATGTGTATCGATAGTGACCTCGAAGGCTCCTGTGGACTGAACAAGATTCACGACGCTCACCCAGAAATCTTCGTGAGTTCTGGCATTATGGAGCGAGGAAATTTCTCCGCCGCTGCTGGTTTCGGTATGGAAAAAGGTAAGCAGGGTATTTTCGGCACCTTCAGCGCATTTCTAGAGATGTGCGTTTCCGAAATTACAATGGCGCGGCTGAACTATTCCAACGTCCTATGTCACTTCTCTCACTCTGGCATAGATGACATGGCGGATAATACCTGTCACTTCGGTTTAAACAATTTCTTTGCCGATAATGGCTTAGATGACGGCTACGAAACGCGACTGTATTTCCCCGCTGACGCAGCTCAAATGAAAGCTTGTGTTGAAGCAGTATTTTTTGAGCAGGGACTCAGATTTATTTTCTCCACCCGGTCTAAAACGCCGAACATTCTCGATGCCAATGGCAAAGACTTACACGGCGAAGGCTACACCTTTACTCCCGGTAAAGATGAAGTTGTGCGTGAAGGAACTGCTGGTTATATCATCAGCTTTGGTGAAGCACTATACCGCGCAGTTGACGCCGTGGAACGTCTCAAACAGCAAGGAATTGATGTCGGCTTAATTAATAAGCCAACACTCAACGTTATTGATGAACAAATGCTGGCAAAAGTTGGTAAAGCCCCATTTGTATTGGTTGTTGAATCTTTCAACCGCCGCACAGGATTGGGTAGCCGCTTTGGTAGTTGGTTACTTGAACGGGGACTGACACCAAAATTTGCTCACTTAGGAACTCACAAAGAGGGATGTGGTGGTTTATGGGAACAGTACCCCTATCAAGGAATTGACCCTGAAGGCATCATCAATAAAGTCAAGGAACTTATTGGTTAG
- a CDS encoding PsbP-related protein: MRLVKWVDTFLLTVTLVSVQTFANQTLATTKLKQHLDTPYSQMTIGQSLSTDQQIIRKLKPSTVIASQINSVFTNFQTYVENKVYSISYPLGWFLTRSCSELAYITNLKMAIRGGGIITQNFIKTDVQIISEKIQTTFTENLSYSEENGERLVKKEKINVDGKNGMRMWYSGRETETMITLLPYKDNNTACITTFYTRNNSNYIPIFEKIHSSFKVLS; encoded by the coding sequence ATGAGACTAGTTAAATGGGTAGACACTTTTCTGCTCACAGTTACACTTGTCAGTGTTCAGACTTTCGCTAATCAAACTTTAGCTACTACAAAGCTCAAGCAGCATCTTGATACGCCATATTCTCAAATGACGATAGGGCAATCACTCTCTACTGATCAACAGATAATCAGAAAACTTAAGCCTTCTACTGTTATAGCGTCTCAAATTAATTCAGTTTTCACAAATTTTCAAACCTATGTAGAAAACAAAGTATATTCTATTTCTTATCCACTCGGGTGGTTTTTGACAAGAAGCTGTAGTGAATTAGCTTATATTACAAATCTAAAAATGGCAATAAGAGGTGGAGGAATAATTACCCAAAATTTTATTAAAACTGATGTTCAAATTATTTCCGAAAAAATTCAAACAACTTTCACTGAAAACCTCAGCTATTCTGAAGAAAATGGAGAAAGGCTAGTTAAAAAGGAAAAAATTAATGTGGATGGTAAAAATGGTATGAGGATGTGGTATTCTGGTAGAGAAACAGAAACAATGATTACTTTATTACCTTATAAAGACAACAATACCGCTTGTATTACTACTTTTTACACAAGGAACAATTCAAACTACATACCTATTTTTGAAAAGATACACTCCTCCTTCAAAGTTTTGAGTTGA
- a CDS encoding Photosystem I reaction center subunit III, translated as MRRLFALVLAICVWFNFSPPALALGENLVPCAESPSFQERAASARNTTADPESGKKRFERYSQALCGPEGLPHLIVDGRLDRAGDFLIPSILFLYIAGWIGWVGRTYLQVIKKQGGDVEQKEIQIDVALALPIMASGFAWPAAAVQQLLSGQLTAKDEEVPISPR; from the coding sequence ATGCGTCGCTTGTTTGCTTTAGTTCTAGCTATTTGTGTTTGGTTCAACTTTTCCCCACCAGCTTTAGCGCTTGGGGAGAATCTTGTACCATGTGCTGAATCTCCAAGCTTTCAGGAGAGAGCAGCATCTGCCCGGAATACAACAGCTGACCCCGAATCTGGGAAAAAGCGGTTTGAGCGCTATTCTCAAGCGCTGTGCGGACCAGAAGGTTTACCTCATCTCATAGTAGATGGTCGCTTAGATCGCGCTGGTGACTTTCTGATTCCTAGCATTCTTTTTCTTTACATCGCTGGTTGGATTGGCTGGGTAGGTCGTACCTACCTACAGGTCATTAAAAAACAAGGGGGCGATGTTGAACAAAAAGAAATTCAGATTGATGTTGCTCTAGCGCTTCCAATTATGGCATCAGGCTTTGCTTGGCCAGCAGCAGCAGTACAACAACTACTGTCTGGTCAACTCACAGCCAAAGATGAAGAAGTTCCTATTTCGCCGCGTTAA
- the tsaD gene encoding tRNA (adenosine(37)-N6)-threonylcarbamoyltransferase complex transferase subunit TsaD, whose product MATVLAIETSCDETAVAIVNNRQVCSSIIASQIPVHQQYGGVVPEVASRQHLETINGAIALALEQAEVDWGKIDGIAATCAPGLVGALLVGLTAAKTLAMVHNKPFLGVHHLEGHIYATYLSEPTLEPPFLSLLVSGGHTSLIHVKDCGVYETLGETRDDAAGEAFDKVARLLHLGYPGGPVIDKLAKQGNPQAFTLPEGKISLPEGGYHRYDASFSGLKTAVLRLVQQFEKDGQSLPTKDVAASFQETVARSLTKRAITCATDYGLSTIAVGGGVAANSGLRQHLQQAAQTHNLRVLFPPLKFCTDNAAMIGCTAADHLNRGHTSPLTLGVHSRLALSQVMELYQIGTDNL is encoded by the coding sequence ATGGCAACTGTTTTAGCAATAGAAACGAGCTGTGATGAAACTGCCGTGGCAATTGTAAATAATCGTCAAGTTTGTAGTAGTATTATTGCTTCGCAAATTCCAGTTCATCAGCAGTATGGTGGAGTTGTACCGGAAGTGGCGTCCCGGCAGCATCTAGAAACGATAAATGGGGCGATAGCCCTTGCCCTGGAACAAGCAGAAGTAGATTGGGGCAAAATTGATGGTATCGCCGCAACTTGTGCTCCTGGGTTGGTTGGGGCGTTATTGGTCGGGTTAACTGCCGCCAAAACCTTAGCAATGGTACATAACAAGCCATTTTTGGGTGTTCATCATCTCGAAGGTCACATTTATGCAACTTATTTAAGTGAGCCAACCTTAGAGCCTCCTTTTCTTAGCTTACTAGTTTCTGGTGGTCATACAAGCTTGATTCACGTCAAAGATTGTGGTGTGTATGAAACCCTAGGAGAAACTCGTGATGATGCTGCGGGTGAAGCGTTTGATAAAGTAGCACGTTTGTTACATTTGGGATATCCTGGCGGACCCGTAATTGACAAGCTAGCAAAGCAGGGAAATCCGCAAGCTTTTACATTACCAGAGGGGAAAATTTCTCTACCAGAAGGTGGATATCATCGGTATGATGCGAGTTTTAGTGGGTTAAAAACAGCAGTGTTGCGGTTGGTACAGCAATTTGAGAAAGATGGACAGTCTTTACCAACAAAAGATGTGGCGGCTAGTTTTCAGGAAACTGTAGCACGCTCCCTCACCAAAAGGGCAATAACTTGTGCTACAGATTATGGTCTTTCCACCATTGCTGTTGGTGGAGGCGTAGCAGCCAACAGTGGGTTAAGACAACATTTACAACAAGCAGCACAAACTCATAACCTACGCGTGCTATTCCCTCCCCTAAAATTTTGTACTGATAATGCCGCTATGATTGGTTGTACTGCTGCTGACCACCTCAACAGAGGTCATACTTCGCCTCTGACCTTAGGCGTTCACTCTAGGTTAGCGCTGAGCCAAGTTATGGAGTTGTATCAAATTGGTACAGATAATCTTTAA
- a CDS encoding photosystem I reaction center subunit XI has translation MQAVDASKNLASDPRNREVVFPEWRDPQRGNLETPVNSSPLIKWFISNLPAYRPGLTPFRRGLEVGMAHGYWVFGPFAKLGPLRDTPNANLAGLLSTLGFVVLMTGVISLYAASNPPEPSVTVTAPNPPNAFKSGEGWNGFASAFLIGGIGGAVVAYFLTSNLSLIQGLFG, from the coding sequence ATGCAAGCAGTAGATGCGTCAAAAAATCTTGCCAGCGATCCTAGAAATCGCGAAGTTGTTTTCCCTGAATGGCGCGATCCACAACGGGGCAACTTGGAAACACCGGTTAATTCTTCTCCCTTAATCAAGTGGTTCATCAGTAATTTGCCCGCCTATCGTCCAGGGCTAACTCCTTTCAGGAGAGGACTAGAAGTTGGGATGGCTCATGGTTACTGGGTTTTTGGTCCATTCGCCAAACTCGGTCCCCTGCGCGATACGCCTAATGCCAACTTAGCGGGATTACTGTCAACCTTGGGCTTCGTAGTCCTTATGACTGGAGTCATATCTCTATATGCAGCTAGCAATCCCCCTGAACCAAGCGTGACTGTGACTGCACCCAATCCTCCAAATGCTTTTAAATCTGGTGAAGGTTGGAATGGCTTTGCCAGTGCTTTCTTAATCGGTGGTATTGGTGGTGCAGTAGTCGCTTACTTTTTAACTAGTAATCTCAGTCTGATTCAAGGTTTGTTTGGCTAA
- the gmk gene encoding guanylate kinase, which translates to MMQVISTKSGATTKECPPTGKLIILTGPSGVGKGTLMRSLLQRHPQLHYSVSVTTRSPRPGETNGKDYYFVSRREFEELVAAGELLEWAEFAGNYYGTPREAVMNQIRSGKRVVLEIELKGARQIHTCYPSALSIFILPPSMSELEKRIRGRAQDSDEAIARRLRCAQEEINAADEFDIQIVNDDFESALNSIEAAILS; encoded by the coding sequence ATGATGCAAGTTATCAGCACTAAAAGTGGTGCTACTACTAAAGAATGCCCGCCAACAGGCAAGCTAATTATCTTGACTGGTCCAAGTGGAGTTGGCAAAGGCACTTTAATGCGATCGCTCTTACAGCGTCATCCCCAACTGCATTATTCTGTATCGGTGACGACTCGTTCTCCTCGTCCAGGGGAAACGAACGGCAAAGATTATTATTTTGTCAGCCGTAGAGAGTTTGAAGAATTGGTTGCTGCTGGCGAATTATTGGAGTGGGCAGAATTTGCTGGTAATTATTACGGCACTCCGCGAGAAGCCGTAATGAACCAAATTCGCTCTGGCAAAAGGGTTGTGCTAGAAATTGAGCTAAAAGGAGCACGACAAATTCACACTTGTTATCCTAGCGCCCTGAGTATTTTCATTTTGCCGCCTTCTATGAGTGAATTAGAAAAACGAATACGTGGTCGGGCACAGGATTCAGATGAGGCGATCGCCCGTCGTCTGCGCTGTGCTCAAGAAGAAATAAATGCTGCTGATGAGTTTGATATTCAAATTGTTAATGACGATTTTGAAAGCGCTCTCAATTCCATAGAAGCAGCCATACTGAGTTAA